From Grus americana isolate bGruAme1 chromosome 11, bGruAme1.mat, whole genome shotgun sequence, a single genomic window includes:
- the CNBP gene encoding CCHC-type zinc finger nucleic acid binding protein isoform X2 has protein sequence MSSNECFKCGRTGHWARECPTGIGRGRGMRSRGRAGFQFMSSSLPDICYRCGESGHLAKDCDLQEDACYNCGRGGHIAKDCKEPKREREQCCYNCGKPGHLARDCDHADEQKCYSCGEFGHIQKDCTKVKCYRCGETGHVAINCSKTSEVNCYRCGESGHLARECTIEATA, from the exons ATGAGCAGCAACGAATGCTTCAAGTGTGGACGTACTGGCCACTGGGCTCGGGAGTGCCCTACTGGAATTGGCCGTGGTCGTGGGATGAGAAGCCGTGGCAGAG CAGGCTTCCAGTTCATGTCTTCATCTCTCCCGGACATCTGTTACCGTTGTGGTGAGTCTGGCCATCTTGCAAAGGACTGTGATCTTCAGGAGGATG CCTGCTATAACTGCGGTAGAGGTGGCCACATTGCGAAGGACTGCAAGGAGCcgaagagggagagagagcagTGCTGCTACAACTGCGGCAAGCCTGGCCACCTGGCTCGTGACTGTGACCATGCAGATGAGCAGAAGTGCTATTCTTGTGGAGAGTTTGGACACATTCAAAAAGACTGCACCAAAGTGAAATGCTATAG GTGTGGTGAAACTGGCCATGTAGCCATCAACTGCAGCAAGACCAGTGAAGTCAACTGCTATCGCTGCGGCGAGTCAGGGCACCTTGCACGGGAATGCACAATTGAAGCTACAGcctaa
- the CNBP gene encoding CCHC-type zinc finger nucleic acid binding protein isoform X1 translates to MSSNECFKCGRTGHWARECPTGIGRGRGMRSRGRAGFQFMSSSLPDICYRCGESGHLAKDCDLQEDEACYNCGRGGHIAKDCKEPKREREQCCYNCGKPGHLARDCDHADEQKCYSCGEFGHIQKDCTKVKCYRCGETGHVAINCSKTSEVNCYRCGESGHLARECTIEATA, encoded by the exons ATGAGCAGCAACGAATGCTTCAAGTGTGGACGTACTGGCCACTGGGCTCGGGAGTGCCCTACTGGAATTGGCCGTGGTCGTGGGATGAGAAGCCGTGGCAGAG CAGGCTTCCAGTTCATGTCTTCATCTCTCCCGGACATCTGTTACCGTTGTGGTGAGTCTGGCCATCTTGCAAAGGACTGTGATCTTCAGGAGGAT GAAGCCTGCTATAACTGCGGTAGAGGTGGCCACATTGCGAAGGACTGCAAGGAGCcgaagagggagagagagcagTGCTGCTACAACTGCGGCAAGCCTGGCCACCTGGCTCGTGACTGTGACCATGCAGATGAGCAGAAGTGCTATTCTTGTGGAGAGTTTGGACACATTCAAAAAGACTGCACCAAAGTGAAATGCTATAG GTGTGGTGAAACTGGCCATGTAGCCATCAACTGCAGCAAGACCAGTGAAGTCAACTGCTATCGCTGCGGCGAGTCAGGGCACCTTGCACGGGAATGCACAATTGAAGCTACAGcctaa
- the CNBP gene encoding CCHC-type zinc finger nucleic acid binding protein isoform X3, which produces MSSNECFKCGRTGHWARECPTGIGRGRGMRSRGRGFQFMSSSLPDICYRCGESGHLAKDCDLQEDEACYNCGRGGHIAKDCKEPKREREQCCYNCGKPGHLARDCDHADEQKCYSCGEFGHIQKDCTKVKCYRCGETGHVAINCSKTSEVNCYRCGESGHLARECTIEATA; this is translated from the exons ATGAGCAGCAACGAATGCTTCAAGTGTGGACGTACTGGCCACTGGGCTCGGGAGTGCCCTACTGGAATTGGCCGTGGTCGTGGGATGAGAAGCCGTGGCAGAG GCTTCCAGTTCATGTCTTCATCTCTCCCGGACATCTGTTACCGTTGTGGTGAGTCTGGCCATCTTGCAAAGGACTGTGATCTTCAGGAGGAT GAAGCCTGCTATAACTGCGGTAGAGGTGGCCACATTGCGAAGGACTGCAAGGAGCcgaagagggagagagagcagTGCTGCTACAACTGCGGCAAGCCTGGCCACCTGGCTCGTGACTGTGACCATGCAGATGAGCAGAAGTGCTATTCTTGTGGAGAGTTTGGACACATTCAAAAAGACTGCACCAAAGTGAAATGCTATAG GTGTGGTGAAACTGGCCATGTAGCCATCAACTGCAGCAAGACCAGTGAAGTCAACTGCTATCGCTGCGGCGAGTCAGGGCACCTTGCACGGGAATGCACAATTGAAGCTACAGcctaa
- the CNBP gene encoding CCHC-type zinc finger nucleic acid binding protein isoform X4 gives MSSNECFKCGRTGHWARECPTGIGRGRGMRSRGRGFQFMSSSLPDICYRCGESGHLAKDCDLQEDACYNCGRGGHIAKDCKEPKREREQCCYNCGKPGHLARDCDHADEQKCYSCGEFGHIQKDCTKVKCYRCGETGHVAINCSKTSEVNCYRCGESGHLARECTIEATA, from the exons ATGAGCAGCAACGAATGCTTCAAGTGTGGACGTACTGGCCACTGGGCTCGGGAGTGCCCTACTGGAATTGGCCGTGGTCGTGGGATGAGAAGCCGTGGCAGAG GCTTCCAGTTCATGTCTTCATCTCTCCCGGACATCTGTTACCGTTGTGGTGAGTCTGGCCATCTTGCAAAGGACTGTGATCTTCAGGAGGATG CCTGCTATAACTGCGGTAGAGGTGGCCACATTGCGAAGGACTGCAAGGAGCcgaagagggagagagagcagTGCTGCTACAACTGCGGCAAGCCTGGCCACCTGGCTCGTGACTGTGACCATGCAGATGAGCAGAAGTGCTATTCTTGTGGAGAGTTTGGACACATTCAAAAAGACTGCACCAAAGTGAAATGCTATAG GTGTGGTGAAACTGGCCATGTAGCCATCAACTGCAGCAAGACCAGTGAAGTCAACTGCTATCGCTGCGGCGAGTCAGGGCACCTTGCACGGGAATGCACAATTGAAGCTACAGcctaa